The Brassica oleracea var. oleracea cultivar TO1000 chromosome C6, BOL, whole genome shotgun sequence genome includes a region encoding these proteins:
- the LOC106296274 gene encoding alpha-dioxygenase 2-like, with protein MGFYPSSSWFLHPELQHIVSKMSYLDSFLFYIVDLVDKLGLWHRFPVLLGVAYLGIRRHLHQRYNLIHVGGTNGQRYDTDEFSYRTADGKCNHPSDDSVGSQGTFIGRNMPPCTSQYGILDPHPSVVATKLLARKRFIDNGDQFNVIACSWIQFMIHDWVDHLEDTHQIELKAPEEVASGCPLKSFKFFRTKKELSGDHHKSGSVNTRTPWWDGSVIYGNDEAGMRRVRVFKDGKLRISGDGLLERDERGVPISGDIRNSWSGFSLLQALFVKEHNSVCEMLKERYPDFDDEKLYRTARLVTSAVIAKVHTIDWTIELLKTDTLTAGMRINWYGFLGKKVKDTIGARFGPILSGLVGLKKPKDHGVPYSLTEEFVSVYRMHCLLPDTLILRDMSPEKVDKANPKIEREVLMTELIGKEGGKKGSKIGFEQLLVSMGHQSCGALTLWNYPNWMRSLVAQDIDGEDRPDLIDMAALEIYRDRERGVPRYNEFRKNLLMSPISKWEDLTDDKEAIEALREVYGDDIEKLDLNVGLHAEKKIKGFAISETAFFIFLLVASRRLEADRFFTTDFNEKTYTKEGLQWVNTTETLKDVIDRHFPSLTNQWMRCTSAFSVWSSDPDPTKWLPLYLRSAP; from the exons ATGGGTTTCTATCCATCTTCTTCCTGGTTTCTTCATCCTGAGCTTCAGCATATTGTTTCCAAGATGTCTTACCTTGATTCCTTTTTGTTCTAT ATTGTGGACTTAGTGGACAAGCTAGGATTATGGCACAGGTTTCCAGTGTTACTGGGAGTGGCTTACTTGGGGATACGAAGACATCTACACCAACGTTACAATCTGATACATGTTGGTGGAACCAACGGTCAGCGTTATGACACCGATGAATTCTCTTATCGCACGGCTGATGGCAAGTGTAACCATCCCTCCGATGACTCTGTCGGTAGCCAAGGCACCTTTATTGGCCGGAATATGCCTCCATGTACTTCTCAGTATGGC ATTTTGGATCCACATCCAAGTGTGGTGGCTACAAAGTTGCTAGCTAGAAAAAGATTTATAGACAACGGGGACCAATTCAACGTGATAGCTTGTTCGTGGATTCAGTTCATGATCCATGATTGGGTTGATCATTTAGAAGACACCCACCAG ATTGAGCTTAAGGCTCCAGAAGAAGTAGCAAGTGGATGTCCGTTGAAGTCATTTAAGTTCTTCAGAACCAAGAAAGAACTATCTGGTGATCATCACAAATCTGGTTCTGTCAACACTAGAACCCCATGGTG GGACGGGAGTGTAATATATGGAAATGATGAGGCTGGAATGAGAAGAGTAAGAGTTTTCAAGGACGGGAAGCTAAGAATCTCCGGGGATGGTTTATTAGAGCGAGATGAAAGGGGTGTTCCGATCTCCGGTGACATAAGAAACAGCTGGTCAGGTTTCTCTCTGCTGCAAGCCCTCTTTGTCAAAGAACACAACTCTGTCTGTGAAATGCTCAAA GAACGGTATCCAGATTTTGATGATGAGAAACTCTACCGGACTGCGAGATTAGTGACATCAGCGGTTATCGCTAAGGTTCACACAATCGATTGGACAATAGAACTCTTGAAGACAGACACACTTACTGCTGGAATGAGGATCAATTGGTATGGATTCTTAGGGAAGAAAGTGAAGGACACGATTGGTGCAAGGTTTGGTCCAATACTTAGCGGATTAGTTGGTTTGAAGAAACCAAAAGATCATGGAGTTCCTTATTCTCTGACCGAAGAGTTCGTTAGTGTCTATAGGATGCATTGTCTTCTACCAGACACACTTATCCTCCGAGATATGAGTCCTGAGAAAGTAGACAAAGCAAACCCTAAAATAGAACGAGA GGTACTGATGACTGAACTGATCGGGAAAGAAGGCGGGAAAAAGGGTTCGAAAATCGGGTTTGAGCAGTTACTAGTTTCAATGGGACACCAATCTTGTGGTGCATTGACATTGTGGAATTACCCTAATTGGATGAGGAGCCTTGTTGCTCAAGACATCGATGGAGAAGATAGACCTGACCTAATAGATATGGCTGCCTTGGAGA TTTATAGAGATCGAGAGAGAGGAGTTCCTCGATACAACGAGTTCAGAAAGAATCTGCTGATGAGTCCGATAAGCAAATGGGAGGATCTGACAGATGACAAAGAAGCTATCGAGGCTTTAAGGGAAGTGTACGGAGACGATATAGAAAAGCTTGACTTAAACGTGGGCTTGCATGCAGAGAAGAAGATCAAAGGATTCGCCATTAGTGAAACAGCTTTCTTCATCTTCCTACTCGTAGCCTCCAG GAGGTTGGAGGCAGATCGTTTTTTTACGACGGATTTTAATGAGAAGACGTATACTAAAGAAGGGTTGCAATGGGTTAATACAACAGAGACTTTAAAGGATGTAATAGACCGACACTTCCCGAGTTTAACGAACCAGTGGATGAGATGTACGAGCGCCTTCTCTGTCTGGAGCTCAGATCCTGACCCAACCAAATGGCTTCCTTTGTACCTACGGTCCGCGCCATAA